The Pseudomonas hefeiensis genomic sequence GGTATAGGTGTGCAGCGCCAACGCATGGAACTCGCCCATCAGCTCGCCCAGCGTGCCGTAGACCTTCTGATGACGCTTGACGCGATTGAGCCCCTCGAACTGGTGGCTGACCACCACGGCCTTGAAATGGGTCTGTAGCCCACGACTGTGCATGTGACTTTCGTCCAGCACTTGCAGGTGCTCGGGCTGCAACAGCCCGAGCGTCGATTCGATGCGTTGTTGCATGCTCATACCGGGCTCCGCTTACGGCTTTTTCTTGGCAGGTGCGGCTTTTGGCTCAAGCTCGGCGGTCATGTCCGCCAGCAGCTTGTTGACCACCGGCACCGCGCTTTCCAGCTTGGCCTGGGTCAACTGGGCCGATTGCTGGGTCAGTTGAGGCATTTTCTCCAGGACTTTCTTGCCCAGGGGCGAGCGGTAGAAGGACACCAGCTCCTTGAGTTCCGGCTCGCTGAAGTTGGAGGTATAGAGCTTGACCATGTCCGGCTTGAGCTTCTTCCAGCCGATAGCCTGGTCCAGCGCGGCGTTGGCCTTGGCCTGGTAGGTTTCGAGGGTGGCTTTCTTCGACTCGGGGGCCTTGGTCTGTTCAAAGCGCTGGGCAAACATCTGCTGCACTTGCATGTACACCGGGGTACCCAGTTTGTCGGCGTGCGCCAGGGTCAGGAACTCTTCGGCACTGGCGTTGTGGCTGGCGGTATCGGCAAAAACAGGACCGCTGGCACACACCAGAGCAACTGCGGTACAGATGGCACGAAGACGGGTCATCGAGTTTCCTTTTCTACTGGCGAGGTAAAACCCCAAGGGCGATCATTCTGCGCCTAATAAACGCCGGCCCTCAACCCCATTACTCTGCGCGTCCGATTGACGGGCCGGACCGATTGAAAAACGATTGAGGGAACCCGTGTCGCCCTTCAGGGCCTAAACTGCGCATTCAGACCTACAGGAGTTTGACCCGATGAGCCGTATCGAAACCGACAGCCTTGGCCAGGTTGAAGTCCCGGATGAAGCCTACTGGGGCGCCCAGACGCAGCGCTCCATGATCAACTTTGCCATTGGCAACGAACGCATGCCGCTGTCGGTGCTGCACGCCCTGGCGCTGATCAAGAAAGCCGCCGCGCGGGTCAATGACCGCAATGGCGACTTGCCCGCCGACATCGCGCGCCTGATCGAACAGGCCGCCGACGAAGTCCTGGCCGGCCAGCATGACGACCAATTCCCGCTGGTGGTCTGGCAGACCGGCAGCGGAACCCAGAGCAACATGAACGCCAACGAAGTGATCGCCGGACGCGCCAATGAGCTGGCGGGCAATCCGCGCGGCGGCAAGAGCCCGGTACACCCGAACGATCACGTCAATCGCTCCCAGAGCTCCAACGACTGTTTCCCTACCGCCATGCACATCGCCGCCGTCCAGGCTGTCCATCAGCAATTGCTGCCAGCGATCGCCGAGTTGTCCGGCGCACTGGCGGAACTGGCGGCGCGCCACATGAAACTGGTCAAGACTGGTCGCACCCACATGATGGATGCCACGCCGATCACCTTCGGCCAGGAACTGTCGGCCTTCATCGCCCAACTCGATTACGCCGAACGGGCGATCCGCGCGGCGCTGCCGGCGGTTTGCGAGCTTGCCCAGGGCGGCACAGCAGTAGGCACCGGGCTCAATTCGCCCCATGGTTTCGGCGAAGCGATTGCCGCTGAACTGGCGGCGCTGTCCGGCCTGCCATTCGTCACCGCGCCAAACAAGTTCGCGGCGTTGGCTGGCCATGAGCCCCTGACCACGTTGTCCGGCGCACTGAAAACCCTGGCCGTGACCCTGATGAAGATTGCCAATGACCTGCGCCTGCTGGGTTCCGGGCCACGCGCAGGGTTCGCCGAAGTGAAACTGCCGGCCAATGAACCCGGCAGTTCCATCATGCCTGGCAAGGTCAACCCGACCCAGTGCGAAGCCTTGTCGATGCTGGCCTGCCAGGTCATGGGCAATGACGTGACCATCGGTTTCGCCGCCAGCCAGGGCCATTTGCAACTGAACGTGTTCAAGCCGGTGATCATTCACAACCTGCTGCAATCGATCCGGCTGCTGGCCGATGGCTGCAGCAATTTCCAGCAGCACTGCATCGCCGGGCTCGAGCCGGATGCCGAGCAGATGGCAGCGCACCTGGAACGTGGCTTGATGTTGGTCACCGCCCTGAACCCACACATCGGCTACGACAAATCCGCCGAAATCGCCAAGAAAGCCTACGGCGAAGGGCTGACCCTGCGCGAAGCGGCCTTGCAGTTGGGGTATCTGACCGATGAAGAGTTCGATGCCTGGGTGCGGCCGGAGAATATGCTGGAGGCGGGTAGCCAGGGCTGAGATGTGTGCTTCGTTGGGCGCAAAGAGTGCGCTCAACACAGCCCCCCTGTGGGAGCGAGCCTGCTCGCGATGTGGCCGGTCGGCTCGACATCATTATCGACTACCAGGCCGCTATCGCGAGCAGGCTCGCTCCCACAAAAGAGGTGTGCAGTCTATCGCCCGACAGCCAGTCGCCCGCGCCGGGCCCTGAGCCCGGCAATCAGCGACGGCCCCAGGGCAACCAGCGCCGAACCCAACACCACCAGTACCGCCCCACCATACCCCAACAGATTGATCTGCTCGGCATGCACGTAATCGGGCCACCACCAGGCTGCCAACGCCACTGCGGCGAAGGTCACCAGCGGGGTGATCGCCAGGGTCGCGCTGACACGTGAGGCTTCCCAGTGAGCCAGGGCCTCGGCAAACGCGCCATAGGCGATCAGCGTATTGAGGCAGCAGGCAAGCAGTAGCCAGCCTTGCAACGGGCTCAGTTGCAGCGCCTCCAGCGGATGCACCCAGGGCGTGAGCAACAGCGCGCAGAACAGGTAGATCACCATCATGACCTGCAACGAATTCCACACCGTCAACAGTTGCTTCTGGCCCAGGGCGTAGAAGGTCCAGACCGTCGACGCCAGCAGCACCATCAGCACCCCGGCGGTGTAATCGCTCAGGGAAGTCAGTAGTTCGCCGAGGCGCTGGTTGAAAAACAGCGCGAAACCGATCAACAACACCAGCAGGCCGATGCCCTGCCCCACGCTGAAACGCTCCTTGAACACAAACAGGCTGGCGACCAGCAACATGATCGGCCCCATCTGCACCACCAGTTGCGCGGTGCCGGGGCTCAAGCGATTGAGGCCCATCAGGTACAACACGTAGTTGCCGACCAGCCCCAGCACCGCCATCGCCACCAGCCAGCCGCCGCGAGGGCCCAGCACCTTGCGACTGGGCAAACGCCGGGTGGCCGTCAAATAGATGAACAGCAAGCCGCCAGACACCAGCAAGCGAAACCAGGTTACGGTGACCGGGTCCATCACTTGCAGCACTTGCTTGAGCTTGATCGGCAGAATGCCCCACAGCAGGGCGGTCAGCAGGGCGAGGAACAGGCCGTAGACCCAGCGACCGGACGATATGTGCATGCAATCCTCGAAGCTCAAGACAAAGAGCCTTCATTCTAGGCGCGGATTGTGCGGGGACACAGGGACAGTTAAGTCGTGGACGTCCATGAGACTGTACGGGTCGTTGCCGTCGATCGCCTGGCCAGGCGCGAATCAAGGACTGCACATAAGCTCAGATGGAACCGACTTCGCTGCCCTTTTGGAGACCCGCCATGTTTGGCAAACGCGCCCAGGATCCCGCCCCTACGACGATTTTTCGCAGTGACCGGATCTGCCGGGTAAACGGCGAATTTTATTTCAATACCCGGGAAGGCACCCAGGAAGGCCCGTTCGCCAGCCGCGAGGATGCGTTGCGGGAAGTGGAGGCGTATGTCCAGCGGATGTTGCAATTGACTCAGGTCGCCAGCTAGCGCAGCTGACGCAGCCCCCCTTGTGGCGAGGGGATTTATCCCCGCTGGGCTGCAAAGCAGCCCCAAAGCAGATCACTCTGTCAGCCTGATACACCTCGGTTGTAGATTTTAGGGTTGCTGCGCAACCCAGCGGGGATAAATCCCCTCGCCACAAGTAATCATCTCGCTAACTGTCAGCGCCCGGTTATCTCACCGCCTCGAACAACCCCGTAGCCCCCATCCCGCCTCCCACGCACATGGTCACGATGCCGTAGCGCAGGCTGCGTCGTTGCAGCTCTCGCACCAGATGCCCGACCTGGCGCGAACCGGTCATGCCGAACGGGTGGCCGATGGAAATCGAACCGCCATTGACGTTGTACTTCTCGTTATCGATTTCCAGCCGATTGCGGCTGTAGAGGCATTGGGACGCGAACGCTTCATTGAGCTCCCACAGGTCGATATCAGCGATCTGCAAGCCCTTGGCCTTGAGCAGTTTTGGCACCGAAAACACCGGACCAATGCCCATTTCGTCCGGTTCGCAACCGGCCACGGTAAAGCCACGGAAAAACGCCTTGGGCTTGAGCCCCAGGGCCAGGGCTTTTTCCAGGCTCATCACCAGGGTCATCGAGGCCCCGTCTGACAACTGCGACGAGTTACCCGCCGTCACCGAACCGTCTTCAGCGAACACCGGTTTCAGGCCCGCCAGGCTTTCATAGGTGGTGTCGGGGCGGTTGCAATCGTCGCGATCGACCACGCCCTCGAGCATCTGCACCGCACCGCTGTTCTTGTCCTCGACCTTGTACTTGACCGCCATCGGCACGATCTCGTCGTCGAACAGCCCGGCGGCCTGGGCCTGGGCAGTGCGTTGCTGGCTCTGCAAGGCGTAGCGGTCCTGTTCTTCACGGCTGACCTGATAACGGCGAGCGACAATCTCGGCGGTCTGGCCCATGGGAAAATAAATCCCCGGCACTTGCTCCTTGAGCAGCGGGTTGATCAGGTGATCGGTGTTGACGCTTTTCATCGTCAGGCTGATGGATTCCACGCCACCGGCAACGATGATATCGCTGCAACCGGAGGCAATCTGGTTGGCGGCGATGGCGATGGCTTGCAGGCCCGAGGAACAGAAGCGGTTGAGGGTCATGCCGGCGGTGCCGATGCCCAATTGCGAAAGCACCGCCACGTTACGACCGATGTTATAGCCCTGGGCGCCCTCGTTGGAACCGGCGCCGACGATGCAGTCCTCGACGCTGGCCGGATCGATCCCGTTGCGCGCCAACAATGCATCGACACAATGGGCCGCCATGTCGTCCGGACGGGTCATGTTGAACTTGCCGCGAAAGGATTTGGCCAGGCCGGTCCGCACACTGTCGACGATCACCACTTCACGCATGGCTGTACCTCAATTGTTGTTGTCGGTTAGGAGTGAATCGAGCATAAATCCACTGCATAACCGACCGCGACGATCATTCACCCCGCGTATGCGTTCCCATCGCCCACTACTTGCCCTTCTTCGCTTTGCGCGCCTGTTTCGCTGAGCGCTCGAAGGCCTCCTCCAGCGCTTCATTGAGCGTGCGCAACACCTTGACCCGCGCCCAGCGTTTGTCGTTGGCTTCTATCAGCGTCCAGGGAGAAATCTCAGTACTGGTGCGGTCAACCATGTCGCACACCGCCGCCCGGTAGTCATCCCATTTGTCACGGTTGCGCCAGTCGTCTTCGGTGATCTTGAAGCGTTTGAAAGGAATTTCCTCGCGTTCCTGGAAGCGCTCCAGTTGAGTCTCCTTGTCGATGGCCAGCCAGAACTTGACGACCACGACTCCGGCATCGGCAATCTGCTCCTCGAAATCGTTGATCTCGCTGTAGGCCCGCAGCCAGTCGGCCTTGCTGCAAAAGCCTTCGACCCGCTCCACCAGCACCCGGCCATACCAGGAGCGATCGAACACGGTGAACTTGCCCCGCGCCGGGATATGCCGCCAGAATCGCCACATGTAGGGATGGGCGCGCTCTTCTTCGGTGGGCGCGGCAATCGGCACGATGCTGTACTGACGCGGATCAAGCGCTGCCGCGACCCGCCGGATGGCTCCACCCTTGCCCGCCGCATCGTTACCTTCAAACACCGCCACCAGGGCGTGGCGGCGCATGCGTTTGTCGCGCAGCAGCCCGGAAAACCGCGCCTGCTCGGTGATCAGCTGTTCTTCGTAATCAGCCTTGTCCAGGCGCAGGGTCATGTCCAGGCTGTCCAACAGCGTGACCTGGTCGTCCAGCGGCGGCAGTGGCGCCACATTGACCCTTTCCGCCTTGATCCTTGATCGGTGCAAGGCCTGGCGCATCCCGTCAAGCAGGATCCGTCCGACCGTAAGGCTTCGATAGTAACTGTCCGCGCCTTCGATCACATGCCACGGGGCGTAGTCGCGACTGGTACGGCGCAGTACACGCTCACCGTATTTGACGAACTTGTCGTAGGTCTGGGACTGCTGCCAGTCCAGCGGGCTGATGCGCCAGCTGTGCAGCGGGTCGTCCTTGAGCCCCTTGAGCCGGGCTTTCATCTGTTTCTTGGACAGGTGGAACCAGAACTTGAAGATCAGCGCGCCTTCGTCGCAGAGCATTTTCTCTAACCGTTCAGCCCCATTGATGGCCTGGTCGAGCCGTGGGTCCTTGATCTGGCCATGAACGCGTCCCTGCAGCATCTGGCTGTACCAGTTGCCAAAGAAAATCCCCATGCGCCCCTTGGCCGGCAGCATCCGCCAATAGCGCCAGGCCGGTGGCCGCGCCAGTTCCTCGTCGGTCTGTTGATCGAAGGTACGCACCTCGATCAGCCGCGGGTCCATCCACTCGTTGAGCAATTTCACCGTTTCGCCCTTGCCCGCGCCTTCGATGCCGTTGATCAGCACAATGACCGGAAAACGACTCTGCTGGTGCAGCTCGTACTGGGCTTCGAGCAACGCCTCACGCAGTGCCGGCACTTCGGCGTCATAAGTATCTTTATCGACGACGTGACCGATTTCAGCGGATTCGAACATGGACAGCTCCTTCCAGGGAATGGGGCAAGACTAGCGGATTGGACGCGAGCCGGTGCAGCAGATTCCATCCAGACGAGCGCTGTATTGCGATGGGTCAAGCAAGCCAAGACCGATCGGCTAGAATGGCCTCCCAGTTTTGACCGAGCCTGCCATGACACCCGTACAGCACCACGCCCAACTCGACTGGGACGATCAGGGTCGCCCGCGCTCGCGGGTGTTCGACGATGTGTATTTTTCCGACCAGTCGGGTCTGGAAGAAACTCGCTACGTGTTCCTTGAACAGAACAACCTGGCCGAGCGTTTTGCCGCGCTGCCGGACGACGGGCGATTGGTGATCGGTGAAACCGGGTTCGGCACCGGGCTGAATTTTCTCTGCGCCTGGCAGTTGTTCGAGCAATGCGCACCGGCCGGGGCGCGGCTGCACTTTGTCAGTGTCGAGAAATTCCCCTTGAGCCCGCCCGACCTGCGCCGGGCACTGGATTTGTGGCCGCCACTCAAGCTTCAGGCGGATCAACTGCTTGCGCAGTACGTCGCAATCCATCAGGGCTTCCAGCGCCTGACGCTGGCGGGTGGCCGGGTCACGCTGACTTTGTTGATCGGCGACGCCCTGGAGCAATTGCCGCAACTGGATGCGCAAATCGATGCGTGGTTCCTGGACGGTTTCGCGCCGGCGAAAAATCCCGAGATGTGGACCGCCGAGCTGTTTGCCGAACTGGCGCGCCTGGCCGCCCCCGGCGCGACCCTCAGCACCTTCACCAGCACCGGCTGGGTGCGACGGTTGTTGAACGCGGCAGGCTTCAAGATGAAACGCACGCAGGGCATCGGCCATAAATGGGAAATCCTTCGCGGGGTCTTTCTCGGCTGGCCGCAGCTGACACCCGCACCGCCCCCGGTAAAACCCTGGTACGCCCGCCCCGCTGCGCACAGCGGCGAGCGTCGGGCCTTGGTGATCGGCGGCGGCCTGGCCGGTTGCGCCAGCGCGGCGAGCCTGGCGGCACGTGGCTGGCAGGTGACGCTGCTGGAACGGCATGCCGGGTTGGCCGAAGAAGCGTCCGGCAACCCGCAGGGCGTGCTGTATCTCAAGCTTTCGGCCCATGGCACGGCGTTGTCGCAGATGATCCTCAGCGGTTTCGGTTACACCCGGCGCCTGCTCGAACATCTGCAGCGAGGTGTTGACTGGGACGGCTGCGGTGTCTTGCAACTGGCCTTCAGCGACAAGGAAGCCGAGCGCCAGGCGCAATTGGCCGAGGCCTTTGCCGAGGATTTGCTGCATGCCCTGGATCAGCCCCAGGCCGAGGCGCGGTCCGGCATCGGCCTGGCCTGTGGCGGTCTGTTTTACCCGCAGGGCGGTTGGGTACATCCGCCCGCGCTGTGCCGCTGGCAGGCATCCGCTCCCAAGGTTGAGGTGCAAACCCACCATGAAGTCCTAAAGCTGCGCCGCGTCGACGGCCAGTGGCAGGCCTGGGACGGCGAGCGTTGCCTGGCGAGCGCACCGGTAGTGATCCTCGCCAGCGCCGCCGAGATCAAACGCTTCGACGCGGCCGCCGAGTTGCCCCTCAAGCGCATTCGCGGGCAAATCACCCGCCTGTCGCAAACCACCCACAGCCAGGCACTGCGCACGGTGGTCTGCGCCGAAGGCTACGTGGCTCCGGCACGGTTGGGCGAGCACACCCTGGGGGCCAGTTTCGATTTCAAGAACGACGACCTGACCCCCACCGCCGCCGAGCACGCCGGCAACCTGCAGATGCTGGAGCAAATCTCCACTGATCTGGTAGAGCGCCTGAACGCCAGCACCCTGGACCCGGAACACCTTCAAGGCCGCGCGGCGTTTCGTTGCACCAGCCCGGATTATTTGCCGATTGTCGGCCCCTTGGCTGAGAGTCCGGCCTTCACCCAGGCGTACTCGGCGCTGAACAAGGACGCCCGCCAGGTGCCGGACTGTCCATGTCCCTGGCTCGACGGCTTGTACATCAACAGCGGCCACGGTTCGCGGGGTCTGATCACCGCGCCATTGTCGGGCGAGTTAATTGCCGCCTGGCTGGACAACGAACCTTTGCCCCTGCCCCGAAGCGTGGCCGAGGCCTGCCATCCGAACCGGTTTGCGTTGCGGGCGTTGGTTCGGGGCAAGGCTCAGGGATAGGGAGGATCAGCAACCTGTGGCGAGGGGATTTATCCCCGCTGGGCTGCAAAGCAGCCCAAGATAGTGAGTCCACACTGTTGGCCTTATACACCGTGGTGTCAGGTTTTAGGACTGCTTCGCAGTCCAGCGGGGATAAATCCCCTCGCCACAAATATGCGTTCGGCTGACGTCGGAACCTTAACCCATCGGCCCCTACCTCACCTGCTTATAACGCATTGATCTAAAACTCACGCTAATCCCATCGGTCAGTTTCAAAGTACCCGCCATTTTGGCGTATGCTATTTGACCCTCCCCAACGGAAAAACCGGTAAGGACCTATGTGCGGATTAGCTGGAGAGTTACGTTTCGATCAACAACCTGCGGACCTTGCGGCCGTAGAGCGAATCACCCATCACCTGGCCCCTCGCGGCCCCGACGCGTGGGGTTTCCACAGTCAGGGCCCCATTGCCCTGGGCCATCGGCGCCTGAAAATCATGGACCTGTCCGACGGCTCGGCCCAGCCGATGATCGACAATCAACTGGGCCTGTCCCTGGCCTTCAACGGCGCGATCTACAACTACCCTGAATTGCGCGCCGAGCTGGAAGGCCTGGGCTACGCCTTCTATTCCGGTGGCGACACCGAAGTGCTGCTCAAGGGCTACCATGCCTGGGGCGAAGCGCTGTTACCCAAGCTCAACGGCATGTTCGCCTTCGCCATCTGGGAGCGCGACGCCAAGCGGCTGTTCATCGCTCGCGACCGTCTCGGTGTCAAGCCGCTGTACCTGTCGCGTACCGGCCAGCGCCTGCGCTTTGCCTCGGCGTTGCCGGCGCTGCTCAAGGGCGGTGACATCAGCCCGATGCTCGACCCGGTGGCGCTGAACCATTACCTGAATTTCCATGCCGTCGTCCCTGCGCCCCGCACTTTGCTGGCCGGCGTTGAAAAGCTGCCGCCCGCCACCTGGATGCGGGTCGAAGCCGACGGCACCACCGAGCAAAAAACCTGGTGGACCCTGCCCTACGGCCCACGGGCCGATGAGCAAAACCTGGACCTGCAAGACTGGATCGATCGCGTACTCGACAGCACCCGCGAAGCGGTCGCCATTCGTCAGCGTGCCGCCGTGGAAGTGGGCGTACTGCTTTCCGGCGGTGTGGACTCGAGCATGCTGGTGGGCCTGCTGCGGGAGGTCGGAGTGGAAAACCTCTCCACATTCTCCATCGGCTTCCAGGATGCCGGTGGCGAGCGCGGTGACGAGTTCCAGTATTCGGATCTGATCGCCAAGCACTACGGCACTCACCACCACCAGTTACGCATCGACGAAAAGGAAATCATCGAACAACTGCCGGCGGCGTTTCGGGCCATGAGCGAGCCGATGGTCAGTCATGACTGCATCGCTTTCTACCTGCTGTCGCGGGAAGTGTCCAAGCATTGCAAAGTGGTGCAAAGCGGCCAGGGCGCCGATGAACTGTTCGCCGGTTACCACTGGTACCCACAGGTGGACGGTGCCAGTGACCCGTACGCGGCCTATCGCGCCGCATTCTTCGATCGCAGCTACGAGGAATATGCCGCTACCGTGCAGCCCAAATGGCTGACGGCCAACGACGCGGCCGGCGACTTCGTCAAGGAACACTTCGCCCAGCCAGGCGCCGACGCCGCGGTAGACAAGGCCCTGCGCCTGGACAGCACCGTGATGCTGGTGGACGACCCAGTCAAGCGCGTCGACAACATGACCATGGCTTGGGGCCTGGAAGCGCGCACGCCGTTCCTGGACTACCGACTGGTGGAACTCTCGGCGCGGGTCCCGGCGAAATTCAAGCTGCCCGACGGCGGCAAACAGGTCCTGAAGGAAGCCGCTCGACGGGTGATTCCCGGCGAGGTCATCGACCGTAAAAAAGGCTATTTCCCTGTACCGGGTCTCAAGCATCTGGAAGGCAACACCTTGGCCTGGGTCCGCGAACTGCTGCTGGACCCGAGCCAGGATCGCGGCCTGTTCAACCCGGCGATGCTGGATCGACTGCTGACCGACCCCAACGGCCAGCTCACCCCGTTGCGCGGCTCAAGGCTGTGGCAACTGGCGGCGCTGAACCTGTGGCTCAGCGAGCAAGGAATCTGATCGATGAAACCCCACAACCAACGCCTGCTGCGGGGCCAGGCGCCCTCCTACGAACGCCTGCAGGCACGCTTGGCCGAAGACGGCAGCGAATTGGGCGCCGACCCGATCGCGGTGCACTGCGGCTGGGGCCGATTGCTGATCGGCCACACCTTCCCGGACCCGACGAGCCTGGCCCAAGAGTTGCTCAATGAACAATCCGGCGAGCGTGACATTGCCTTGTACGTCGCCGCGCCCCAGCAAATACTCGGGCTGGAGCCGGCGCAGCTGTTTCTCGATCCATCCGACACCTTGCGCCTGTGGTTCAGCGACTATCGCCAGTCCACCCGGGTATTTCGCGGTTTCCGGATTCGCCGGGCCCAGAGCGACGCCGACTGGCAGTCGATCAACCTGCTGTATCAGGCCCGGGGCATGCTACCCATCGATCCACAACGGCTCACGCCGCGCCATGAGGGCGGGCCGGTCTATTGGCTGGC encodes the following:
- a CDS encoding BolA family protein; translated protein: MSMQQRIESTLGLLQPEHLQVLDESHMHSRGLQTHFKAVVVSHQFEGLNRVKRHQKVYGTLGELMGEFHALALHTYTPEEWAQIDTAPASPTCAGGSKH
- a CDS encoding DUF2059 domain-containing protein, which produces MTRLRAICTAVALVCASGPVFADTASHNASAEEFLTLAHADKLGTPVYMQVQQMFAQRFEQTKAPESKKATLETYQAKANAALDQAIGWKKLKPDMVKLYTSNFSEPELKELVSFYRSPLGKKVLEKMPQLTQQSAQLTQAKLESAVPVVNKLLADMTAELEPKAAPAKKKP
- a CDS encoding class II fumarate hydratase; translation: MSRIETDSLGQVEVPDEAYWGAQTQRSMINFAIGNERMPLSVLHALALIKKAAARVNDRNGDLPADIARLIEQAADEVLAGQHDDQFPLVVWQTGSGTQSNMNANEVIAGRANELAGNPRGGKSPVHPNDHVNRSQSSNDCFPTAMHIAAVQAVHQQLLPAIAELSGALAELAARHMKLVKTGRTHMMDATPITFGQELSAFIAQLDYAERAIRAALPAVCELAQGGTAVGTGLNSPHGFGEAIAAELAALSGLPFVTAPNKFAALAGHEPLTTLSGALKTLAVTLMKIANDLRLLGSGPRAGFAEVKLPANEPGSSIMPGKVNPTQCEALSMLACQVMGNDVTIGFAASQGHLQLNVFKPVIIHNLLQSIRLLADGCSNFQQHCIAGLEPDAEQMAAHLERGLMLVTALNPHIGYDKSAEIAKKAYGEGLTLREAALQLGYLTDEEFDAWVRPENMLEAGSQG
- a CDS encoding DMT family transporter translates to MHISSGRWVYGLFLALLTALLWGILPIKLKQVLQVMDPVTVTWFRLLVSGGLLFIYLTATRRLPSRKVLGPRGGWLVAMAVLGLVGNYVLYLMGLNRLSPGTAQLVVQMGPIMLLVASLFVFKERFSVGQGIGLLVLLIGFALFFNQRLGELLTSLSDYTAGVLMVLLASTVWTFYALGQKQLLTVWNSLQVMMVIYLFCALLLTPWVHPLEALQLSPLQGWLLLACCLNTLIAYGAFAEALAHWEASRVSATLAITPLVTFAAVALAAWWWPDYVHAEQINLLGYGGAVLVVLGSALVALGPSLIAGLRARRGRLAVGR
- a CDS encoding DUF6316 family protein — translated: MFGKRAQDPAPTTIFRSDRICRVNGEFYFNTREGTQEGPFASREDALREVEAYVQRMLQLTQVAS
- a CDS encoding thiolase family protein gives rise to the protein MREVVIVDSVRTGLAKSFRGKFNMTRPDDMAAHCVDALLARNGIDPASVEDCIVGAGSNEGAQGYNIGRNVAVLSQLGIGTAGMTLNRFCSSGLQAIAIAANQIASGCSDIIVAGGVESISLTMKSVNTDHLINPLLKEQVPGIYFPMGQTAEIVARRYQVSREEQDRYALQSQQRTAQAQAAGLFDDEIVPMAVKYKVEDKNSGAVQMLEGVVDRDDCNRPDTTYESLAGLKPVFAEDGSVTAGNSSQLSDGASMTLVMSLEKALALGLKPKAFFRGFTVAGCEPDEMGIGPVFSVPKLLKAKGLQIADIDLWELNEAFASQCLYSRNRLEIDNEKYNVNGGSISIGHPFGMTGSRQVGHLVRELQRRSLRYGIVTMCVGGGMGATGLFEAVR
- the pap gene encoding polyphosphate:AMP phosphotransferase, which gives rise to MFESAEIGHVVDKDTYDAEVPALREALLEAQYELHQQSRFPVIVLINGIEGAGKGETVKLLNEWMDPRLIEVRTFDQQTDEELARPPAWRYWRMLPAKGRMGIFFGNWYSQMLQGRVHGQIKDPRLDQAINGAERLEKMLCDEGALIFKFWFHLSKKQMKARLKGLKDDPLHSWRISPLDWQQSQTYDKFVKYGERVLRRTSRDYAPWHVIEGADSYYRSLTVGRILLDGMRQALHRSRIKAERVNVAPLPPLDDQVTLLDSLDMTLRLDKADYEEQLITEQARFSGLLRDKRMRRHALVAVFEGNDAAGKGGAIRRVAAALDPRQYSIVPIAAPTEEERAHPYMWRFWRHIPARGKFTVFDRSWYGRVLVERVEGFCSKADWLRAYSEINDFEEQIADAGVVVVKFWLAIDKETQLERFQEREEIPFKRFKITEDDWRNRDKWDDYRAAVCDMVDRTSTEISPWTLIEANDKRWARVKVLRTLNEALEEAFERSAKQARKAKKGK
- the mnmC gene encoding bifunctional tRNA (5-methylaminomethyl-2-thiouridine)(34)-methyltransferase MnmD/FAD-dependent 5-carboxymethylaminomethyl-2-thiouridine(34) oxidoreductase MnmC, whose protein sequence is MTPVQHHAQLDWDDQGRPRSRVFDDVYFSDQSGLEETRYVFLEQNNLAERFAALPDDGRLVIGETGFGTGLNFLCAWQLFEQCAPAGARLHFVSVEKFPLSPPDLRRALDLWPPLKLQADQLLAQYVAIHQGFQRLTLAGGRVTLTLLIGDALEQLPQLDAQIDAWFLDGFAPAKNPEMWTAELFAELARLAAPGATLSTFTSTGWVRRLLNAAGFKMKRTQGIGHKWEILRGVFLGWPQLTPAPPPVKPWYARPAAHSGERRALVIGGGLAGCASAASLAARGWQVTLLERHAGLAEEASGNPQGVLYLKLSAHGTALSQMILSGFGYTRRLLEHLQRGVDWDGCGVLQLAFSDKEAERQAQLAEAFAEDLLHALDQPQAEARSGIGLACGGLFYPQGGWVHPPALCRWQASAPKVEVQTHHEVLKLRRVDGQWQAWDGERCLASAPVVILASAAEIKRFDAAAELPLKRIRGQITRLSQTTHSQALRTVVCAEGYVAPARLGEHTLGASFDFKNDDLTPTAAEHAGNLQMLEQISTDLVERLNASTLDPEHLQGRAAFRCTSPDYLPIVGPLAESPAFTQAYSALNKDARQVPDCPCPWLDGLYINSGHGSRGLITAPLSGELIAAWLDNEPLPLPRSVAEACHPNRFALRALVRGKAQG
- a CDS encoding N-acetylglutaminylglutamine amidotransferase yields the protein MCGLAGELRFDQQPADLAAVERITHHLAPRGPDAWGFHSQGPIALGHRRLKIMDLSDGSAQPMIDNQLGLSLAFNGAIYNYPELRAELEGLGYAFYSGGDTEVLLKGYHAWGEALLPKLNGMFAFAIWERDAKRLFIARDRLGVKPLYLSRTGQRLRFASALPALLKGGDISPMLDPVALNHYLNFHAVVPAPRTLLAGVEKLPPATWMRVEADGTTEQKTWWTLPYGPRADEQNLDLQDWIDRVLDSTREAVAIRQRAAVEVGVLLSGGVDSSMLVGLLREVGVENLSTFSIGFQDAGGERGDEFQYSDLIAKHYGTHHHQLRIDEKEIIEQLPAAFRAMSEPMVSHDCIAFYLLSREVSKHCKVVQSGQGADELFAGYHWYPQVDGASDPYAAYRAAFFDRSYEEYAATVQPKWLTANDAAGDFVKEHFAQPGADAAVDKALRLDSTVMLVDDPVKRVDNMTMAWGLEARTPFLDYRLVELSARVPAKFKLPDGGKQVLKEAARRVIPGEVIDRKKGYFPVPGLKHLEGNTLAWVRELLLDPSQDRGLFNPAMLDRLLTDPNGQLTPLRGSRLWQLAALNLWLSEQGI